TACCTCCACGACCAGTCGCCACGGGCGAAGGGGCCGTTTATCGCGATCAACTGCGCGGCGATCCCCGACAACCTGCTCGAAGCGACGCTGTTCGGGTATGAAAAGGGCGCGTTTACCGGGGCACAGAGCGCCCAAGCCGGCAAGTTCGAGCAGGCCGATCACGGCACGCTGTTGCTCGACGAAATTTCCGAGATGCCGCTCGCGCTCCAAGCCAAGCTCTTGCGCGTCCTTCAGGAGCGCGAAGTCGAGCGGGTCGGCGGCAAGAAGCCGATCCCGGTCGACATCCGCGTGCTCGCCACCTCGAACCGCGACATGGCGGCCGAAGTCGCCGCCGGGCGTTTTCGCGAGGATCTGTTCTATCGCCTCAACGTGTTTCCGCTCGCGATCCCGCCGCTGCGCGAACGCCCTGCCGACATCGTGCCGCTCGCGGAATACTTCCTCGCCCTGCATGGCGCGCGGCTCGGCCGGCGCGCACGCTTGACTGCCGATGCAGCGGCAAAACTTGCCGCCTACCGTTGGCCAGGCAACGTGCGCGAGCTGGAAAACGTCATCCAGCGCGCGCTGATCCTCGCACCGGGCGACAGAGTCGAGGCCGAGCATCTGTGCCTGGCGGATTCGGCTCAACCCGGCCCGGTGCCCGCGGTCAGCGCGGGCGTTGGTGCCGTTCCATCAGCGCCGAGTTTCGTCCCGCCGCCGGCTTTCGCGCCGCAACCCGCTGCGGCGGCGCCGGTGAACATGAAAGATCTCGAACGCCAGCACATCCTCGAGACGCTGGCCAAGGTCGGCGGCTCGCGCAAGAAGGCCATCGCGCTGTTGGGCATTTCGGAGCGCACGTTGCGCTACAAGCTCGCCCAATACCGTGAGGAGGGGTATCTCAAGGAAGGGGACTAGTCAGTCGGCACGCGCTTTGCTATAAATGATACATGGCTATCGATACCCGCAATCTCGACCAGATGCTCAGCGAGCTGCGCGCCGTCAGCGCGCTGGCAGAGGGCAAGCCGGCTGCCGCTTTGCAAGGAGCGGGAGGCGTCGCGTTCGCCGATGCGCTGAAAACCGCGATCGACCAGGTCAATGCCGCCCAGCAGCAGGCCCAACAGCTGGCGCAGGAATTCGCCGGTGGCAACGAGAACGTCGATCTGCAGGACGTGATGATCAACCTGCAGAAAGCCAGCCTGTCTTTCCAGCAGATGGTGCAGGTGAGGAACAAGCTCGTCACGGCCTATCAGGACGTGATGAACATGCCGGTCTGAAGATCCGCTTTCAGAACCCCAGCCCGGATTCGCGCGCCTTGCGTTCCCGTTCGACCTTGATGATGTAACGCTGGATCAGCGTCTGCTGCGGGCCGGGTAGCTCGACGAACTCGCAGCCGGCGCGTCGCCGCGCCTGTTCGCGGGTGAAGGAAACGCCCATCTGGCAGATGCGCAACGTGCCCTCGACGATGCCTACTTCAGGCAACTCGATGCGGCAATGCGGGATGATCTGACCCACTTCGAGCAGCAAATCCTCGGGAACATCGAGGCCGACACCGCCGACGCTGATGTCGAGGATCTTGGCTTCATAAAAGTGTATGCCGCCGTTGGACGGCGGTAGTGACAGCCGGCATTTCAACGGTCGGGCAACCGGTGATCTGAGCCGGTAATATTCGCGGCGCTGCAGCCGTAGCACTTCCTTCGGCAAAGCGGCCTGGAAAGCGGGACGGTGCTCGAAGCCGACGCGGGTGAAGGGCCCGAGCAGGAACTGGATGCGCACGCGGTCGAGCTGGCCGATGCAGTAGTGCTTTTCCGCCACGGCGATGCGCTGATTGACGTTTTCATCCGGGCCGATATCGAGGATCAGCCGCTCGGGCGTGACGTTAAGCAGCACGGTGAGCAGCATGTCTTGGCCGTCGTTACAGAACACGGTCAATTGCGTGATGCGTTCTTGCAGCTGGCGCAGCAGGGTGAACACCTCCTGCGGGGCGCGTAGCATGTATTTGTCGTATTCGCTGCCCTCGAGGACCGGCAGCGCAATCGTGGTCGGCGTCGAAGAGTTCTCGTTCGTCACGGCTGTGCTCATGGGCCGCGATTGTATTGTCAATTCGAGGGGGTGGGGGCCGGTTCCGTTTCGTCCGGATGTTCGAGGCGGTAGATCCAGGCCAGAAGTTCGGCGACGGCGAGATAGAGCGCCGGAGGGATGTGCCGGTCGATATCC
This genomic interval from Sulfuricystis multivorans contains the following:
- a CDS encoding sigma-54-dependent transcriptional regulator, with translation MTKQAMNILVVEDDAALRDALLITLETAGHRARGAASGPEALALLEREPFQMVVSDLRMTPMDGLALLAEIRSRKPGLPVLLMTAFGDVDKAVAAMKGGACDFMLKPFEPRALIEQIERHALPPQAEGVIAADAKTREILLLSARVAKTDATVLLTGESGTGKEVFARYLHDQSPRAKGPFIAINCAAIPDNLLEATLFGYEKGAFTGAQSAQAGKFEQADHGTLLLDEISEMPLALQAKLLRVLQEREVERVGGKKPIPVDIRVLATSNRDMAAEVAAGRFREDLFYRLNVFPLAIPPLRERPADIVPLAEYFLALHGARLGRRARLTADAAAKLAAYRWPGNVRELENVIQRALILAPGDRVEAEHLCLADSAQPGPVPAVSAGVGAVPSAPSFVPPPAFAPQPAAAAPVNMKDLERQHILETLAKVGGSRKKAIALLGISERTLRYKLAQYREEGYLKEGD
- the fliE gene encoding flagellar hook-basal body complex protein FliE, producing MAIDTRNLDQMLSELRAVSALAEGKPAAALQGAGGVAFADALKTAIDQVNAAQQQAQQLAQEFAGGNENVDLQDVMINLQKASLSFQQMVQVRNKLVTAYQDVMNMPV
- a CDS encoding flagellar brake protein; protein product: MSTAVTNENSSTPTTIALPVLEGSEYDKYMLRAPQEVFTLLRQLQERITQLTVFCNDGQDMLLTVLLNVTPERLILDIGPDENVNQRIAVAEKHYCIGQLDRVRIQFLLGPFTRVGFEHRPAFQAALPKEVLRLQRREYYRLRSPVARPLKCRLSLPPSNGGIHFYEAKILDISVGGVGLDVPEDLLLEVGQIIPHCRIELPEVGIVEGTLRICQMGVSFTREQARRRAGCEFVELPGPQQTLIQRYIIKVERERKARESGLGF